One Helianthus annuus cultivar XRQ/B chromosome 12, HanXRQr2.0-SUNRISE, whole genome shotgun sequence genomic region harbors:
- the LOC110893220 gene encoding uncharacterized protein LOC110893220 — protein MAKKEVKPKEKLSEVFVAGNNTEVEKDYIFSKQAIDDFIAAKKIRDETNRSTFVEYDKRICYRCNEIGHMAVTWWIQCVKKIIKPVFHKPKPKISKGVKGKSPMSEDKPKSTFEIGESSKSQKTSKIYPKTKTSQSQSWVEKPKRSFEEKKMEKVLKSESKIFATTDEKIEFELDKLIEEFPPIKEGALKSKPEPDVPDVVFNIPKVDIVAHDIGLPRSIISKWIMDSGASRHMTGMLALLYDVKSINGGYVGFAGTQGGRIVGEGILTNGVVSFDKLNYIAELENKLLSISQIYDKSFTVHFTKDECLILKPGFKIPAEMVLMRALRENDLYILDMSVATTTDKKAPCFVSKTKATVKESIMWHRKMGHIHLRKMNFLVNNDLVEGVNLKSFHLNDDCIECKKGKQTKKSHPKKLLNSIRLPLERLHMDLFGPVNVKSISGDLYCLVVTDDFTRFSWVLFLEKKKKKHLIL, from the exons ATGGCTAAGAAAGAAGTTAAGCCAAAAGAAAAATTGAGTGAAGTGTTTGTGGCTGGTAATAATACAGAAGTCGAAAAGGATTATATCTTTAGTAAGCAAGCAATTGACGATTTTATTGCGGCCAAAAAGATAAGAGATGAGACCAACagatccacttttgttgaatatgACAAAAGAATCTGTTATCGATGCAATGAAATCGGTCACATGGCGGTCACATGGTGGATTCAATGtgtcaaaaagataataaaaccaGTTTTccataaaccaaaaccaaaaattTCAAAGGGTGTTAAGGGAAAATCACCTATG TCAGAGGACAaaccaaaatcaacttttgaaattggtgaatcttcaaaatcacaaaagactTCAAAGATTTATCCTAAAACAAAGACTTCCCAAAGTCAATCATGGGTGGAGAAACCTAAACGTTCCTTTGAGGAAAAGAAAATGGAAAAAGTTTTAAAATCTGAATCAAAAATTTTTGCAACCACTGATGAGAAAATTGAGTTTGAGTTAGATAAGTTGATTGAAGAATTCCCACCTATCAAGGAAGGAGCTCTAAAATCAAAACCAGAACCTGATGTTCCAGATGTTGTTTTTAACATTCCAAAAGTTGACATAGTAGCTCATGATATT gggCTTCCAAGGTCTATCATTTCTAAATGGATAATGGATAGCGGCGCCTCACGGCACATGACAGGGATGTTAGCACTTTTATACGACGTCAAATcaatcaatggaggttatgtcgGGTTTGCTGGAACTCAAGGTGGAAGAATTGTTGGAGAAGGAATACTTACTAACGGGGTCGTATCTTTTGATAAATTGAATTACATTGCAGAGTTAGAAAACAAACTGTTAAGCATTTCTCAGATTTATGATAAGTCGTTTACTGTTCATTTTACAAAAGATGAATGTCTGATTCttaaaccagggtttaaaatacCCGCAGAAATGGTGTTGATGCGCGCTCTTCGTGAAAACGATCTCTATATACTTGACATGAGCGTTGCAACAACGACAGATAAAAAGGCACCATGCTTTGTGAGTAAGACGAAGGCAACCGTAAAAGAATCCATCATGTGGCATCGTAAAATGGGTCATATTCATTTGAGAAAGATGAACTTTTTAGTTAATAATGATCTTGTTGAAGGTGTTAATTTGAAAAGTTTCCATCTTAACGATGATTGTATTGAATGCAAGAAAGGGAAGCAGACGAAGAAGTCGCACCCGAAGAAGCTCTTGAACTCCATCAGATTACCGCTCGAAAGActccatatggatctttttggaccgGTAAATGTGAAAAGCATAAGTGGAGATCTATATTGTTT